A window from Pseudomonas sp. MRSN 12121 encodes these proteins:
- a CDS encoding LysR family transcriptional regulator — MEANVLGSLSDIDLRMLRVFCTIVEAGGFTAAQARLNTSLSRLSVVVRDLEERLGCSLCRRGSSGFQLSEEGLELFDAAQLLFRDIERFRHQANQLGGLAREQLQIGNVDSMLSLPCAPLPLAISLFRQRLPEVRLGLHILRPDELEQAVLDERLHLALGAFHHQLSGLHYQPLFDEEQNLYCGARHPLYRRADTDLTLEEICSTPYVGRGYMAENQRPHGLDFLQSATVYTMEAIATLVLSNSYLGYLPSHYAASWVGKGQMRALLPQRLAYHSTFHCITRQGQEPKAALACFLLALEQAQQQLAQGR, encoded by the coding sequence ATGGAGGCCAATGTGCTGGGCAGCCTTTCCGATATCGACCTGCGCATGCTGCGAGTGTTTTGCACCATAGTCGAAGCCGGCGGCTTCACCGCGGCCCAGGCCCGGCTCAACACTAGCCTGTCACGCCTGAGCGTGGTGGTGCGCGACCTAGAGGAGCGCCTGGGCTGCTCGCTGTGTCGGCGCGGCAGCAGCGGCTTTCAACTGAGCGAGGAAGGCCTGGAATTGTTCGACGCGGCGCAGTTGCTGTTTCGGGATATCGAGCGCTTTCGTCATCAGGCCAACCAGCTCGGCGGACTGGCTCGCGAACAGCTGCAGATCGGCAATGTCGACAGCATGCTCAGCCTGCCCTGCGCGCCGTTGCCCCTGGCCATCAGCCTGTTCCGCCAGCGCCTGCCGGAGGTCCGCCTGGGCCTGCACATATTGCGCCCCGACGAACTTGAACAAGCTGTGCTAGACGAGCGCTTGCACCTGGCGCTCGGCGCCTTCCACCACCAACTCTCCGGGTTGCATTACCAGCCACTGTTCGACGAGGAACAAAACCTCTACTGCGGTGCCCGGCACCCGCTGTATCGACGCGCCGACACCGACCTGACACTGGAGGAAATCTGCAGCACCCCCTACGTTGGTCGAGGCTACATGGCAGAAAACCAACGCCCCCATGGCCTGGATTTCCTGCAAAGCGCCACCGTCTACACCATGGAAGCGATTGCCACTCTGGTGCTTTCCAACAGCTACCTGGGGTACCTGCCCAGCCATTACGCCGCCAGCTGGGTGGGCAAGGGCCAAATGCGCGCCCTGTTACCGCAGCGCCTGGCCTATCACTCGACCTTTCATTGCATCACTCGCCAGGGCCAGGAACCCAAGGCGGCCCTGGCCTGCTTTCTGCTGGCTCTGGAACAAGCGCAGCAGCAACTGGCTCAAGGCAGATAG
- the speB gene encoding agmatinase, with protein sequence MPNDFPQPLDAALVPRFAGIPSFMRLPVFDDPSQVQIALVGVPWDGGTTNRAGARHGPREVRNLSSLMRKVHHVSRIAPYDLVRIGDLGDAPVNPVDLLDSLARIEGFFHDLHAAGAVPLAVGGDHLVTLPIFRALARQRPIGMVHFDAHSDTNDRYFGNNPYTHGTPFRRAVEEGLLDPRRTVQIGIRGSIYSADDEAFATETGIRVIHMEEFAELGVAATLAEVRRVVGDGPTYVSFDVDVLDPAFAPGTGTPEIGGMTTLEAQQLIRGLRGLNLIGADVVEVSPPFDAGGATALVGATMMFELMCLLAEAITCRR encoded by the coding sequence ATGCCCAACGATTTTCCCCAGCCCCTGGATGCCGCTCTGGTACCACGCTTCGCCGGTATTCCGAGCTTCATGCGCCTGCCGGTTTTCGATGACCCGAGCCAAGTGCAAATTGCTCTGGTCGGGGTCCCATGGGACGGTGGCACCACCAATCGCGCCGGCGCCCGGCACGGTCCGCGAGAAGTACGCAACCTGTCCAGCCTGATGCGCAAGGTGCACCACGTCAGCCGTATCGCCCCCTATGACCTGGTGCGCATCGGCGATCTGGGCGATGCCCCCGTCAACCCTGTCGACCTGCTGGATTCGCTGGCCCGCATAGAAGGTTTTTTCCACGACTTGCACGCGGCGGGCGCCGTCCCCCTGGCCGTGGGTGGCGATCACTTGGTGACCCTGCCGATCTTTCGCGCCCTGGCCCGCCAACGCCCGATCGGCATGGTGCACTTCGACGCCCATTCCGACACCAACGACCGCTATTTCGGCAACAACCCCTACACCCACGGCACGCCCTTTCGCCGCGCCGTGGAAGAAGGCCTGCTGGACCCGCGACGCACGGTACAGATCGGCATTCGCGGTTCGATCTATTCGGCCGATGACGAGGCCTTCGCCACCGAGACCGGCATTCGCGTGATTCATATGGAGGAGTTCGCCGAGCTCGGCGTGGCCGCCACCCTGGCCGAGGTGCGGCGAGTGGTCGGCGACGGGCCAACCTATGTCAGCTTCGATGTCGACGTGCTCGATCCTGCCTTCGCCCCCGGCACCGGCACCCCGGAAATCGGCGGCATGACCACCCTCGAGGCTCAACAGCTGATCCGTGGTTTGCGCGGCTTGAATCTGATCGGCGCCGATGTGGTGGAAGTGTCGCCTCCCTTCGATGCAGGGGGCGCCACGGCGCTGGTGGGAGCGACCATGATGTTCGAGCTGATGTGCCTGCTGGCCGAGGCCATCACCTGCCGCCGCTGA
- a CDS encoding chemotaxis protein CheV encodes MAGVMDSVNQRTQLVGQNRLELLLFRLDGEQLYGINVFKVREVLQCPKLTLMPKSSPVVCGVANIRGATIPILDLAMATGSGGLQDQSNPFVIITEYNTKTQGFLVRSVERIVNMNWEEIHPPPKGTGRDHYLTAVTRVDNQLVEIIDVEKVLAEVAPTPETISVGVVDVETQHKAVSLRVLTVDDSSVARKQVTRCLQTVGVEVVALNDGRQALDYLRKLVDEGKKPEEEFLMMISDIEMPEMDGYTLTAEIRNDPRMQKLHIILHTSLSGVFNQAMVKKVGADDFLAKFRPDDLASRVVDRIKAADNS; translated from the coding sequence ATGGCTGGTGTAATGGATTCGGTGAACCAGCGCACGCAACTGGTAGGGCAGAATCGCCTGGAGCTGTTGTTGTTTCGCCTCGATGGGGAGCAGCTCTATGGGATCAACGTGTTCAAGGTTCGGGAGGTGCTGCAATGCCCCAAACTGACCCTGATGCCCAAATCCAGTCCTGTGGTGTGCGGTGTCGCGAATATTCGGGGGGCGACCATCCCGATTCTGGACCTGGCAATGGCCACCGGTTCGGGTGGGTTGCAGGATCAGAGCAACCCCTTTGTCATCATCACTGAGTACAACACCAAGACCCAGGGATTCCTGGTGAGGTCGGTCGAGCGCATCGTCAACATGAACTGGGAGGAGATCCATCCGCCACCCAAGGGGACGGGGCGCGATCACTACCTGACGGCGGTGACGCGGGTCGACAATCAGTTGGTGGAAATCATCGACGTCGAAAAGGTATTGGCTGAAGTCGCCCCCACTCCCGAAACCATTTCGGTCGGCGTAGTGGACGTCGAGACCCAGCACAAGGCCGTTTCGCTGCGGGTGCTGACGGTCGACGACTCGTCGGTGGCGCGCAAGCAGGTCACGCGTTGCCTGCAGACCGTAGGGGTCGAAGTGGTGGCCTTGAATGACGGCCGGCAGGCGCTGGATTACCTGCGCAAGCTGGTCGACGAGGGCAAGAAACCTGAAGAAGAGTTTCTGATGATGATCTCCGACATCGAGATGCCGGAGATGGATGGCTACACCCTCACCGCTGAAATACGCAACGATCCACGCATGCAAAAGCTGCACATCATCCTGCATACTTCGTTGTCAGGCGTATTCAATCAGGCGATGGTGAAGAAGGTCGGTGCCGATGACTTCCTTGCCAAGTTTCGTCCTGATGACCTGGCATCCCGGGTTGTCGACCGGATCAAAGCAGCAGATAACAGCTAG
- a CDS encoding flagellar brake protein, whose protein sequence is MFNAANAEDAPQPPKVLTTPLEITSTLRLLQDSHDPLIITFHERSQRFQSYLVESDRETNMIALDEMIPRDGERFMLAGEPFRVEGFHEGVRIAWESNGTLTIDESNGGRCYRGTLPNEVIYHQRRNAFRAALKLAQLVDIELGGEKLKAPITGKLLDISATGCKLRFDGDISSRLQLGQVYERFIAALPFGSMTAPVELRYLHHEEKIDTTFAGVRFHNMSGLVQRQVERFVYQLQREARRFDKDDL, encoded by the coding sequence GTGTTCAATGCCGCAAACGCAGAAGATGCGCCGCAGCCCCCCAAGGTGCTCACCACTCCCCTGGAAATCACCTCCACGCTGCGCCTGCTGCAAGACAGCCATGATCCACTGATCATCACTTTCCACGAACGCAGCCAGCGCTTCCAAAGCTATCTGGTCGAAAGCGATCGCGAAACCAACATGATTGCCCTGGATGAAATGATTCCCCGCGATGGCGAACGCTTCATGCTCGCCGGCGAACCATTTCGCGTCGAAGGTTTCCATGAGGGCGTACGCATCGCCTGGGAAAGCAACGGAACCCTGACCATCGACGAATCCAATGGCGGGCGCTGCTACCGCGGCACACTGCCGAACGAAGTGATCTATCACCAGCGGCGCAATGCCTTTCGTGCAGCCCTGAAGCTGGCCCAACTGGTCGATATCGAACTGGGCGGTGAAAAACTCAAGGCGCCCATCACCGGTAAACTGCTGGACATCTCCGCCACCGGCTGCAAGCTGCGTTTCGATGGCGATATCTCCAGCCGCCTGCAACTGGGCCAGGTCTACGAACGTTTTATCGCCGCCCTGCCCTTCGGCAGCATGACTGCGCCAGTAGAGCTGCGTTACCTGCACCATGAAGAGAAGATCGACACCACCTTCGCCGGCGTGCGCTTTCACAACATGAGCGGCCTGGTCCAACGCCAGGTCGAACGTTTTGTCTATCAGTTGCAGCGCGAGGCCCGACGCTTCGACAAAGACGACCTGTAA
- the flgA gene encoding flagellar basal body P-ring formation chaperone FlgA: protein MNAKTTFSRRLTSNYRKLLCGLSALFFLNPGHPAVADSVTLPDLLIGVTQGFLEFTVEDYLATSQTPGRYEIQVNQLDPRMRMPHCDKELTASLESPAQPLGRVTVRVRCEGASPWTVFVPAQVKLFREVVTTTRPLKRAGIISAEDVMLRERDIGQINQGYLTSVDQAIGQRLVRPMVADQLVTLVHLEQAEVVRKGDQVVISARSGTLNVKMPGEALSNGGMSEQIRVKNLNSQRIIKARITAPGQVEVAM, encoded by the coding sequence ATGAACGCCAAAACGACATTTTCCCGACGCCTGACATCAAACTACCGCAAATTGCTGTGCGGGCTATCGGCTCTGTTTTTTTTAAACCCTGGCCATCCTGCCGTTGCTGACTCGGTAACCCTGCCTGATCTACTTATCGGCGTCACTCAAGGGTTTCTTGAATTCACCGTAGAAGACTATCTCGCTACCAGTCAAACCCCGGGACGCTACGAGATTCAGGTCAATCAACTCGATCCGCGGATGCGCATGCCGCACTGCGACAAGGAATTGACAGCGAGCCTGGAAAGCCCGGCGCAGCCGCTGGGACGAGTGACCGTTCGCGTACGCTGCGAGGGCGCTTCGCCCTGGACCGTGTTCGTTCCCGCCCAGGTCAAGCTGTTCCGCGAAGTCGTCACCACGACCCGCCCACTCAAGAGGGCCGGCATCATCAGCGCGGAAGACGTGATGCTGCGCGAGCGCGATATCGGCCAGATCAATCAGGGCTACCTGACCTCAGTCGATCAGGCCATCGGCCAGCGGCTTGTCCGACCAATGGTCGCGGACCAACTGGTTACCCTGGTTCATCTGGAGCAAGCGGAAGTCGTGCGCAAAGGCGATCAGGTGGTGATCTCCGCGCGCAGTGGCACGCTGAACGTCAAAATGCCGGGAGAAGCCTTGTCCAATGGCGGCATGAGCGAACAGATACGGGTCAAGAACCTCAACTCACAACGGATCATCAAGGCGCGCATCACCGCTCCAGGACAGGTGGAAGTAGCCATGTAG
- a CDS encoding sensor histidine kinase KdpD codes for MNTHEQALDFSTVIASTVHDMKNSLTLLMQAHAQWLAALPPEQQRTPEQGVMEFEFAHLNGMLVQLLGLYKLGVNQLPVQPGYHELDDFIEAQLVSHQDVFISRGIAATYEVDPLTPLGFFDRELIASVLANCINNAIRYARYAVLISVHDEAGQTVLTINDDGEGYPQQMIDNQVDYVQGINHSSGSTGLGLYFAGRIAALHQRNGVCGRTQISNGGPLGGGVFSLYLP; via the coding sequence ATGAATACTCACGAACAGGCTCTGGATTTCTCCACGGTGATCGCCTCCACCGTGCACGACATGAAAAACTCCCTGACCCTGCTCATGCAGGCACATGCCCAATGGCTGGCGGCATTGCCGCCGGAACAGCAGCGTACGCCCGAGCAGGGGGTGATGGAGTTCGAGTTTGCCCACCTCAACGGCATGCTGGTGCAGTTGCTGGGGCTCTACAAGCTGGGTGTCAATCAATTGCCCGTGCAGCCGGGCTATCACGAGCTGGATGATTTCATCGAAGCGCAACTGGTCAGTCACCAGGACGTATTCATCAGCCGCGGCATTGCTGCGACTTATGAGGTCGATCCTTTGACTCCCCTGGGGTTCTTCGACCGGGAACTGATTGCCTCGGTGCTGGCTAACTGCATCAACAACGCCATTCGCTATGCACGCTATGCGGTGCTGATCAGCGTGCACGACGAGGCTGGGCAGACGGTGCTGACCATCAATGACGATGGCGAGGGTTATCCGCAGCAGATGATCGATAACCAGGTCGATTATGTGCAAGGGATCAATCACAGCAGCGGCAGTACTGGCCTGGGCCTGTATTTCGCCGGCCGCATTGCCGCGCTGCATCAGCGCAACGGTGTGTGCGGGCGTACCCAAATCAGCAACGGTGGCCCCTTGGGCGGCGGCGTATTCAGCCTCTATCTGCCTTGA
- a CDS encoding tetratricopeptide repeat-containing response regulator, whose product MLAYHQKSFLIVDDFSDFRSSVRSMLRELGVKDVDTADTGEQALRMCAQKRYDFILQDYHLGDGKKNGQQVLEDLMTDKLISHESVFLMVTAETSQSMVLSALEHEPDAYLTKPFNRSSLAQRLERLQQRKSLLKPILQALDRGKPLEVLNACIALCKQDPRYAPLCLRYRADALRDMNQNEALERLYESILADRPLPWAYVGLGRLLFKRAQVTQAKAIYEKALKAFPMMPALYDGLAEVLLAEGDFRRAQSVLEEAVRLSPLAVRRQALLGKLAMTNEDFDTASKAYRQAVSQGAQSRFKDPESNLGLAHALISKGSEKGLDTRTRLEINSTLSAVAKDNPSDPGLQIRARLMKATSLLLNDAETAEKLTEQAMLRLDGMEQFMSPEAALLVAKQLQMLGQADAGASMLKNCAEIYGDDPKVMEGIAKLTDDPAILNSASAAADMNRQGVRSYKAGALGEARDLFRRALAMQPKNISIALNMAQSLLHGTDITQDAALLEECQTCLKMVGLMPDTDARYPRYQKLRSKAFGE is encoded by the coding sequence ATGCTGGCGTACCACCAAAAGAGCTTTTTGATCGTCGATGATTTCTCCGACTTCCGCAGTTCTGTCCGGTCCATGTTGCGCGAATTGGGCGTCAAGGATGTAGACACTGCCGATACGGGTGAGCAGGCGCTGCGCATGTGTGCGCAAAAGCGCTATGACTTCATCCTGCAGGATTACCACCTGGGCGACGGCAAGAAGAATGGGCAGCAGGTACTCGAAGACCTGATGACCGACAAGCTGATCAGCCATGAAAGCGTCTTTCTCATGGTCACCGCCGAGACCAGCCAGTCGATGGTGCTCAGCGCCCTCGAACACGAGCCGGACGCCTATCTGACCAAGCCTTTCAACCGTTCCAGCCTCGCTCAGCGGCTGGAGCGACTGCAGCAGCGCAAATCCTTGCTCAAGCCGATTCTCCAGGCGCTTGACCGCGGCAAGCCGCTCGAGGTGTTGAACGCCTGCATCGCCCTGTGCAAGCAGGATCCGCGTTATGCACCGCTGTGTCTGCGCTACCGCGCCGATGCCTTGCGTGACATGAACCAGAACGAAGCGCTGGAGCGGCTGTACGAGAGCATTCTGGCGGATCGGCCATTGCCCTGGGCCTATGTCGGCCTGGGACGCCTGTTGTTCAAGCGCGCCCAGGTGACTCAGGCCAAGGCGATCTACGAAAAGGCCTTGAAGGCTTTTCCGATGATGCCGGCCCTCTACGACGGCCTGGCCGAGGTACTGCTTGCCGAAGGCGACTTCAGGCGGGCCCAGAGCGTGCTGGAGGAGGCGGTGCGTCTGTCGCCGCTGGCCGTGCGTCGCCAAGCGCTGTTGGGCAAGCTGGCGATGACCAATGAAGATTTCGATACGGCATCCAAGGCGTATCGCCAGGCGGTATCGCAAGGTGCGCAATCGCGTTTCAAGGACCCCGAAAGCAATCTTGGGCTGGCGCATGCGCTGATCAGCAAGGGCAGCGAAAAGGGGCTGGACACCCGCACGCGCCTGGAGATCAACAGCACGCTCAGCGCGGTGGCCAAGGACAACCCCAGTGATCCGGGCTTGCAGATTCGTGCCCGGCTGATGAAGGCCACCAGCTTGTTGCTCAATGACGCTGAAACGGCGGAAAAACTCACCGAGCAGGCGATGCTGCGACTGGATGGGATGGAGCAGTTCATGAGTCCGGAAGCGGCGCTGCTGGTGGCAAAGCAACTGCAGATGCTGGGGCAGGCCGATGCCGGCGCATCGATGCTGAAAAACTGCGCGGAAATCTACGGCGACGATCCCAAGGTCATGGAGGGCATCGCCAAACTGACCGATGATCCGGCGATTCTCAACTCTGCCAGCGCCGCGGCCGACATGAACCGTCAAGGCGTGCGCAGTTACAAGGCCGGGGCGCTAGGCGAAGCCCGGGACCTGTTCCGTCGGGCCCTGGCCATGCAACCGAAGAACATCAGTATTGCCCTGAACATGGCGCAATCGTTATTGCACGGCACCGATATCACTCAGGATGCGGCGCTGCTGGAAGAGTGCCAGACCTGTCTGAAAATGGTTGGCCTGATGCCCGATACCGACGCGCGTTATCCGCGTTATCAGAAGCTGCGAAGCAAGGCGTTTGGCGAATGA
- a CDS encoding glutamine synthetase family protein encodes MTAEGFLEGRRLQMARGVLLQCIMGGYPPARFYGSDDGDLALNADPQQIHRLPWSSQPRALAICDADELSGESSRLSTRGQLKQVIERYAARGLAPVVATELEFFVFAPNTDPTQPFQPPVGLDGRREDGHSAFSVSSNNGLRPFFSEVYACMAALGLPRDTFMHEMGVSQFEINLLHGDPLLLADQTFLFKHLLKEVALKHGVTVVCMAKPLAHTPGSSMHIHQSLVESATGRNVFSDEAGEPTAVFRHFIGGLQAGLADFAALFAPNVNSYQRLCHPYASPNNACWSHDNRAAGLRIPASSPVARRVENRLPGADANPYLAIAASLAAGLHGIENELEPTPAIQGEFVVPDSLSLPCTLHAALERLKRSQLARELFGTEFVEGYIASKTMELTSFLDEITPWERRVLAAQA; translated from the coding sequence ATGACCGCCGAGGGTTTCCTTGAAGGGCGGCGTTTGCAGATGGCCCGTGGGGTTTTGCTGCAATGCATCATGGGCGGATACCCACCCGCGCGTTTTTACGGCAGCGACGACGGCGACCTGGCGCTCAATGCCGACCCGCAACAGATTCATCGCCTGCCCTGGAGCTCGCAGCCACGTGCGCTGGCGATTTGCGATGCGGACGAATTGAGCGGAGAAAGCTCGCGTCTGTCGACTCGGGGCCAGCTCAAGCAGGTCATCGAGCGCTATGCCGCTCGTGGGCTGGCGCCAGTGGTGGCGACCGAGCTGGAGTTTTTCGTGTTCGCTCCCAATACCGATCCGACCCAGCCTTTCCAGCCGCCCGTGGGCCTGGACGGTCGTCGCGAAGACGGGCATTCGGCGTTCAGCGTGAGCTCCAACAACGGTCTGCGGCCGTTCTTCAGTGAGGTCTATGCCTGCATGGCCGCGCTGGGCCTGCCGCGCGATACCTTCATGCATGAAATGGGCGTCAGCCAGTTCGAGATCAACCTGCTGCACGGCGATCCGCTGTTGCTGGCCGACCAGACATTCCTGTTCAAGCACCTGCTCAAGGAAGTGGCGCTAAAACATGGCGTGACCGTGGTCTGCATGGCCAAGCCGCTGGCGCACACGCCGGGCAGTTCGATGCATATTCACCAGAGCCTGGTCGAGTCGGCCACCGGACGGAACGTCTTCAGTGACGAGGCGGGCGAGCCGACCGCGGTGTTCCGTCATTTCATCGGTGGGCTGCAGGCGGGGCTGGCGGACTTCGCTGCGCTGTTTGCGCCGAACGTCAACTCCTACCAGCGTCTGTGCCATCCATACGCCTCGCCGAACAACGCCTGCTGGTCCCACGACAACCGGGCGGCCGGTTTGCGTATTCCGGCCAGTTCACCGGTGGCGCGGCGGGTCGAGAACCGTTTGCCGGGGGCCGATGCCAACCCTTATCTGGCAATCGCCGCCAGCCTCGCGGCGGGGTTGCATGGCATTGAAAACGAGCTGGAGCCGACCCCGGCGATTCAAGGGGAGTTTGTCGTGCCGGACAGTTTATCGCTGCCTTGTACCTTGCATGCGGCCCTCGAGCGTCTGAAACGTAGCCAGTTGGCCAGGGAGTTGTTCGGCACCGAGTTCGTCGAGGGCTACATCGCTTCGAAGACCATGGAACTGACCAGCTTCCTTGATGAAATAACGCCTTGGGAGCGGCGTGTTTTAGCGGCCCAGGCTTAA
- a CDS encoding MFS transporter, which yields MRQIWKSFRALYFASLMMLIGSGLLSTYLALRLAADHIDGLWVGALMAANYFGLVLGGKIGHRLIARVGHIRAYATCAGIVGAAVLGHGLVDWLPAWLVLRTVVGLGMMCQYMVIESWLNEQADAKQRGLVFSGYMIASYLGLVLGQLILVMHPALGPELLMLVALCFALCLVPVAMTRRIHPAPLRPAPMEPRFFIKRVPQSLSTVLGAGLIVGSFYGLAPLYASQQGLSTEQVGLFMGSCIFAGLVVQWPLGWLSDRYDRALLIRCFACFLAVTALPLAILPQVPLEVLFVLGFLCSLVQFCLYPLAVAFSNDHVESDRRVSLTAMLLVTYGVGASIGPLVAGVLMKLFGSQMLYAFFSFFALVLVWRIRPKAVTNLHQVDDAPLHHVAMPDSMASSPLVAALDPRVDEQVVQDQMQQGGAPEAEAPAASAVEDEVEAPDRPDEPDQLGGARP from the coding sequence ATGCGCCAAATCTGGAAATCCTTTCGAGCGCTTTATTTCGCCTCGCTGATGATGTTGATCGGCTCGGGCTTGCTCAGTACCTATCTGGCGTTGCGCCTGGCCGCCGACCATATCGACGGGTTATGGGTGGGCGCCTTGATGGCGGCCAACTATTTCGGCCTGGTGCTGGGCGGGAAAATCGGCCATCGCCTGATTGCCCGGGTCGGGCATATCCGGGCCTACGCTACCTGCGCCGGTATCGTCGGCGCGGCGGTCCTGGGGCACGGCCTGGTGGACTGGCTGCCGGCCTGGCTGGTGCTGCGGACGGTGGTCGGCCTGGGCATGATGTGCCAGTACATGGTCATCGAAAGCTGGCTCAACGAGCAGGCGGATGCCAAGCAGCGTGGGTTGGTCTTCAGCGGGTACATGATCGCTTCGTACCTGGGGCTGGTCCTGGGGCAACTGATCCTGGTCATGCATCCGGCGCTCGGGCCTGAGTTGCTGATGCTGGTGGCCCTGTGTTTCGCCCTGTGCCTGGTGCCGGTGGCGATGACCCGGCGCATTCACCCGGCGCCCTTGCGTCCGGCCCCCATGGAGCCACGCTTCTTCATCAAGCGGGTGCCGCAGTCGTTGAGTACGGTGCTTGGCGCGGGCTTGATCGTCGGTTCGTTCTATGGCCTGGCGCCACTCTACGCGTCCCAGCAGGGGCTCAGTACCGAGCAGGTCGGTCTGTTCATGGGTAGCTGCATTTTTGCCGGACTGGTGGTGCAGTGGCCGTTGGGCTGGCTGTCCGATCGTTACGACCGGGCGCTGCTGATTCGCTGCTTCGCCTGCTTCCTGGCGGTGACGGCCCTGCCGTTGGCGATTCTGCCGCAGGTGCCGCTGGAGGTGCTGTTCGTCCTGGGGTTCCTGTGTTCACTGGTGCAGTTCTGTCTCTATCCGCTGGCGGTAGCGTTTTCCAACGACCATGTCGAAAGCGATCGGCGGGTCTCCCTGACGGCCATGCTGCTGGTGACCTATGGCGTCGGTGCGAGTATCGGACCGCTGGTTGCAGGGGTACTGATGAAGTTGTTCGGCAGTCAGATGCTGTATGCCTTCTTCAGCTTCTTCGCCCTGGTACTGGTCTGGCGCATCCGGCCGAAAGCCGTGACCAATTTGCATCAGGTCGACGACGCGCCGCTGCATCACGTGGCGATGCCCGACAGCATGGCCAGTTCGCCGCTGGTGGCGGCACTCGACCCACGGGTCGACGAGCAAGTGGTGCAGGATCAGATGCAGCAGGGCGGTGCACCGGAAGCCGAGGCTCCGGCTGCATCGGCAGTGGAGGATGAGGTCGAAGCGCCAGACAGGCCGGATGAGCCGGATCAGCTTGGCGGGGCCAGGCCCTAG
- the flgM gene encoding flagellar biosynthesis anti-sigma factor FlgM, with protein MVIDFSRLNSSPSLTGSTRTSASKETGDAEKSAPLNAPAEQASSGESVHLSNEAQQLQKITDKLRDQPAVDNARVAELKQAIADGSYKVDSNRVASKLLNFEAQR; from the coding sequence ATGGTCATCGATTTCAGCCGTTTGAACAGCTCTCCCTCACTCACCGGTAGCACGCGCACCAGCGCCAGCAAGGAAACCGGCGACGCCGAAAAATCCGCGCCGCTGAACGCACCGGCCGAACAGGCCAGCAGCGGGGAGTCGGTACACCTCAGCAATGAGGCTCAACAGTTGCAGAAGATCACTGACAAGCTGCGCGATCAGCCTGCCGTCGACAACGCCCGCGTGGCCGAGTTGAAGCAAGCGATTGCCGATGGCAGCTATAAAGTCGACAGCAACCGTGTAGCCAGCAAACTGCTCAACTTCGAAGCCCAGCGCTAG
- a CDS encoding flagella synthesis protein FlgN translates to MHDINLLQLITDDFAPAQQLLELLRTESLALHGRDMPLLEDILAQKQALIILLEQHGRKRSEILASLNLPVSRAGLEQLASHSSIGDELLAQSDVLTQMLADCQAANELNGRSIQVQQATTANQLKILTGGEPPALYDARGSTAKLAKPRPLSQA, encoded by the coding sequence ATGCACGACATCAATTTGCTGCAACTGATCACTGATGACTTTGCTCCAGCTCAACAACTGCTGGAATTGCTGCGCACCGAATCTCTCGCCCTGCACGGTCGCGACATGCCGTTGCTGGAAGACATTCTTGCGCAGAAGCAAGCCTTGATCATTCTGCTTGAGCAGCATGGCCGCAAACGCAGTGAAATCCTCGCCAGCCTGAATCTTCCTGTCAGCCGGGCCGGCCTGGAACAATTGGCCAGCCACTCCTCGATTGGCGACGAGCTACTGGCCCAAAGCGACGTCCTGACGCAGATGCTCGCTGATTGCCAGGCCGCGAACGAACTCAATGGCCGTTCGATCCAGGTCCAACAGGCCACTACCGCCAATCAGTTGAAAATCCTGACGGGTGGCGAGCCTCCAGCCCTCTACGATGCCCGCGGCTCGACCGCCAAGCTCGCGAAACCGCGCCCGCTCAGCCAGGCTTGA